A window from Phalacrocorax aristotelis chromosome 5, bGulAri2.1, whole genome shotgun sequence encodes these proteins:
- the CBLIF gene encoding cobalamin binding intrinsic factor isoform X5 has translation MLQRLEDSVITEELPNPSVLLAMNLAGATDSSACKWLLHDIKEDAVKRAPKDMTSGQVALYVLALFSSCENPRHVRALGQTVNLIDILQQKTEEELASLEEKGVPKTTLYSVSLDTLGLCLAGTGSYQKASMALAKQVLSPKNQLSVDTRAMAVLALACTHNQADPSVKNLLWEAVSTVTNGFLNEQKKGNGMIGNIYSMGLALQALKATSKFYAPQNWDCAQAFSVVYSHDYHQPTAIAQVLPALVGKSYLEAASLQCTTSPSKFPILQPELGKTGVHKAALITVHYSIINKLQGEHFKFTTTVHVLTGSTLLKVLQVAAAEKPNEFSFQTEPTSWGPMVVSIHGLAANPNDRTYWQFLSGGNALQQGVGTYKPQNGEHIKAVFSTY, from the exons ATGCTGCAGCGCCTGGAGGACTCTGTCATCACGGAGGAGCTGCCAAACCCCAGCGTCCTCCTGGCCATGAACCTGGCTGGGGCCACCGACAGTAGTGCCTGCAAGTGGCTGCTCCATGATATAAAGGAAGATGCGGTGAAGAGAGCCCCAAAAG ACATGACCTCGGGACAGGTGGCCCTGTATGTGCTCGCCCTCTTCTCCTCCTGCGAGAACCCCCGGCACGTCAGGGCACTGGGGCAGACCGTCAACCTGATCGACAtcctgcagcagaaaacagaggaggagctggccagcCTGG AGGAGAAGGGCGTCCCGAAGACCACCCTGTACAGCGTGAGCCTGGACACCCTGGGCCTGTGCCTGGCGGGGACGGGCAGCTACCAAAAGGCATCCATGGCCCTGGCCAAGCAGGTGCTGAGCCCCAAGAACCAGCTCTCCGTGG ACACCCGTGCCATGGCGGTGCTGGCGCTGGCGTGCACGCACAACCAGGCAGACCCTTCTGTGAAGAACCTGCTCTGGGAGGCAGTGTCGACGGTGACCAACGGCTTCCTCAACGAGCAGAAGAAGGGGAATGGCATGATCGGGAACATCTACAGTATGGGGCTGGCCCTGCAG GCACTGAAGGCCACGAGCAAGTTTTACGCCCCACAGAACTGGGACTGTGCCCAGGCCTTCTCCGTGGTGTACAGCCATGACTACCACCAGCCCACGGCCATCGCCCAGGTCCTGCCTGCCCTCGTGGGCAAATCCTACTTAGAAGCGGCTAGCCTGCAGTgcaccaccagccccagtaaGTTCCCGATCCTAcagccagagctggggaaaaCTGGGGTTCACAAAG caGCCCTCATCACGGTGCATTACTCCATCATCAACAAGCTGCAGGGCGAGCACTTCAAGTTCACCACCACGGTGCATGTCCTGACAGGCTCCACACTGCTCAAGGTGCTGCAGGTGGCAGCGGCAGAGAAACCCAACGAGTTTAG CTTCCAGACAGAGCCGACATCCTGGGGCCCCATGGTGGTCTCCATCCACGGGCTGGCCGCCAACCCGAATGACAGAACCTACTGGCAATTCCTCAGCGGTGGGAATGCCCTCCAGCAAG GGGTCGGCACCTACAAGCCGCAGAATGGGGAGCACATCAAGGCTGTCTTCAGCACCTACTGA
- the CBLIF gene encoding cobalamin binding intrinsic factor isoform X7 → MLQRLEDSVITEELPNPSVLLAMNLAGATDSSACKWLLHDIKEDAVKRAPKDMTSGQVALYVLALFSSCENPRHVRALGQTVNLIDILQQKTEEELASLEEKGVPKTTLYSVSLDTLGLCLAGTGSYQKASMALAKQVLSPKNQLSVDTRAMAVLALACTHNQADPSVKNLLWEAVSTVTNGFLNEQKKGNGMIGNIYSMGLALQALKATSKFYAPQNWDCAQAFSVVYSHDYHQPTAIAQVLPALVGKSYLEAASLQCTTSPTLITVHYSIINKLQGEHFKFTTTVHVLTGSTLLKVLQVAAAEKPNEFSFQTEPTSWGPMVVSIHGLAANPNDRTYWQFLSGGNALQQGVGTYKPQNGEHIKAVFSTY, encoded by the exons ATGCTGCAGCGCCTGGAGGACTCTGTCATCACGGAGGAGCTGCCAAACCCCAGCGTCCTCCTGGCCATGAACCTGGCTGGGGCCACCGACAGTAGTGCCTGCAAGTGGCTGCTCCATGATATAAAGGAAGATGCGGTGAAGAGAGCCCCAAAAG ACATGACCTCGGGACAGGTGGCCCTGTATGTGCTCGCCCTCTTCTCCTCCTGCGAGAACCCCCGGCACGTCAGGGCACTGGGGCAGACCGTCAACCTGATCGACAtcctgcagcagaaaacagaggaggagctggccagcCTGG AGGAGAAGGGCGTCCCGAAGACCACCCTGTACAGCGTGAGCCTGGACACCCTGGGCCTGTGCCTGGCGGGGACGGGCAGCTACCAAAAGGCATCCATGGCCCTGGCCAAGCAGGTGCTGAGCCCCAAGAACCAGCTCTCCGTGG ACACCCGTGCCATGGCGGTGCTGGCGCTGGCGTGCACGCACAACCAGGCAGACCCTTCTGTGAAGAACCTGCTCTGGGAGGCAGTGTCGACGGTGACCAACGGCTTCCTCAACGAGCAGAAGAAGGGGAATGGCATGATCGGGAACATCTACAGTATGGGGCTGGCCCTGCAG GCACTGAAGGCCACGAGCAAGTTTTACGCCCCACAGAACTGGGACTGTGCCCAGGCCTTCTCCGTGGTGTACAGCCATGACTACCACCAGCCCACGGCCATCGCCCAGGTCCTGCCTGCCCTCGTGGGCAAATCCTACTTAGAAGCGGCTAGCCTGCAGTgcaccaccagcccca CCCTCATCACGGTGCATTACTCCATCATCAACAAGCTGCAGGGCGAGCACTTCAAGTTCACCACCACGGTGCATGTCCTGACAGGCTCCACACTGCTCAAGGTGCTGCAGGTGGCAGCGGCAGAGAAACCCAACGAGTTTAG CTTCCAGACAGAGCCGACATCCTGGGGCCCCATGGTGGTCTCCATCCACGGGCTGGCCGCCAACCCGAATGACAGAACCTACTGGCAATTCCTCAGCGGTGGGAATGCCCTCCAGCAAG GGGTCGGCACCTACAAGCCGCAGAATGGGGAGCACATCAAGGCTGTCTTCAGCACCTACTGA
- the CBLIF gene encoding cobalamin binding intrinsic factor isoform X1, which produces MMPGVAFSIGVLLALAGATATQECVAPHKLVSKMLQRLEDSVITEELPNPSVLLAMNLAGATDSSACKWLLHDIKEDAVKRAPKDMTSGQVALYVLALFSSCENPRHVRALGQTVNLIDILQQKTEEELASLEEKGVPKTTLYSVSLDTLGLCLAGTGSYQKASMALAKQVLSPKNQLSVDTRAMAVLALACTHNQADPSVKNLLWEAVSTVTNGFLNEQKKGNGMIGNIYSMGLALQALKATSKFYAPQNWDCAQAFSVVYSHDYHQPTAIAQVLPALVGKSYLEAASLQCTTSPSKFPILQPELGKTGVHKAALITVHYSIINKLQGEHFKFTTTVHVLTGSTLLKVLQVAAAEKPNEFSFQTEPTSWGPMVVSIHGLAANPNDRTYWQFLSGGNALQQGVGTYKPQNGEHIKAVFSTY; this is translated from the exons ATGATGCCCGGTGTGGCTTTCAGCATCGGGGTCCTGCTGGCCCTGGCAGGTGCCACAGCCACGCAGGAATGTG TTGCCCCACACAAACTGGTCTCCAAGATGCTGCAGCGCCTGGAGGACTCTGTCATCACGGAGGAGCTGCCAAACCCCAGCGTCCTCCTGGCCATGAACCTGGCTGGGGCCACCGACAGTAGTGCCTGCAAGTGGCTGCTCCATGATATAAAGGAAGATGCGGTGAAGAGAGCCCCAAAAG ACATGACCTCGGGACAGGTGGCCCTGTATGTGCTCGCCCTCTTCTCCTCCTGCGAGAACCCCCGGCACGTCAGGGCACTGGGGCAGACCGTCAACCTGATCGACAtcctgcagcagaaaacagaggaggagctggccagcCTGG AGGAGAAGGGCGTCCCGAAGACCACCCTGTACAGCGTGAGCCTGGACACCCTGGGCCTGTGCCTGGCGGGGACGGGCAGCTACCAAAAGGCATCCATGGCCCTGGCCAAGCAGGTGCTGAGCCCCAAGAACCAGCTCTCCGTGG ACACCCGTGCCATGGCGGTGCTGGCGCTGGCGTGCACGCACAACCAGGCAGACCCTTCTGTGAAGAACCTGCTCTGGGAGGCAGTGTCGACGGTGACCAACGGCTTCCTCAACGAGCAGAAGAAGGGGAATGGCATGATCGGGAACATCTACAGTATGGGGCTGGCCCTGCAG GCACTGAAGGCCACGAGCAAGTTTTACGCCCCACAGAACTGGGACTGTGCCCAGGCCTTCTCCGTGGTGTACAGCCATGACTACCACCAGCCCACGGCCATCGCCCAGGTCCTGCCTGCCCTCGTGGGCAAATCCTACTTAGAAGCGGCTAGCCTGCAGTgcaccaccagccccagtaaGTTCCCGATCCTAcagccagagctggggaaaaCTGGGGTTCACAAAG caGCCCTCATCACGGTGCATTACTCCATCATCAACAAGCTGCAGGGCGAGCACTTCAAGTTCACCACCACGGTGCATGTCCTGACAGGCTCCACACTGCTCAAGGTGCTGCAGGTGGCAGCGGCAGAGAAACCCAACGAGTTTAG CTTCCAGACAGAGCCGACATCCTGGGGCCCCATGGTGGTCTCCATCCACGGGCTGGCCGCCAACCCGAATGACAGAACCTACTGGCAATTCCTCAGCGGTGGGAATGCCCTCCAGCAAG GGGTCGGCACCTACAAGCCGCAGAATGGGGAGCACATCAAGGCTGTCTTCAGCACCTACTGA
- the CBLIF gene encoding cobalamin binding intrinsic factor isoform X4, translated as MMPGVAFSIGVLLALAGATATQECVAPHKLVSKMLQRLEDSVITEELPNPSVLLAMNLAGATDSSACKWLLHDIKEDAVKRAPKDMTSGQVALYVLALFSSCENPRHVRALGQTVNLIDILQQKTEEELASLEEKGVPKTTLYSVSLDTLGLCLAGTGSYQKASMALAKQVLSPKNQLSVDTRAMAVLALACTHNQADPSVKNLLWEAVSTVTNGFLNEQKKGNGMIGNIYSMGLALQALKATSKFYAPQNWDCAQAFSVVYSHDYHQPTAIAQVLPALVGKSYLEAASLQCTTSPTLITVHYSIINKLQGEHFKFTTTVHVLTGSTLLKVLQVAAAEKPNEFSFQTEPTSWGPMVVSIHGLAANPNDRTYWQFLSGGNALQQGVGTYKPQNGEHIKAVFSTY; from the exons ATGATGCCCGGTGTGGCTTTCAGCATCGGGGTCCTGCTGGCCCTGGCAGGTGCCACAGCCACGCAGGAATGTG TTGCCCCACACAAACTGGTCTCCAAGATGCTGCAGCGCCTGGAGGACTCTGTCATCACGGAGGAGCTGCCAAACCCCAGCGTCCTCCTGGCCATGAACCTGGCTGGGGCCACCGACAGTAGTGCCTGCAAGTGGCTGCTCCATGATATAAAGGAAGATGCGGTGAAGAGAGCCCCAAAAG ACATGACCTCGGGACAGGTGGCCCTGTATGTGCTCGCCCTCTTCTCCTCCTGCGAGAACCCCCGGCACGTCAGGGCACTGGGGCAGACCGTCAACCTGATCGACAtcctgcagcagaaaacagaggaggagctggccagcCTGG AGGAGAAGGGCGTCCCGAAGACCACCCTGTACAGCGTGAGCCTGGACACCCTGGGCCTGTGCCTGGCGGGGACGGGCAGCTACCAAAAGGCATCCATGGCCCTGGCCAAGCAGGTGCTGAGCCCCAAGAACCAGCTCTCCGTGG ACACCCGTGCCATGGCGGTGCTGGCGCTGGCGTGCACGCACAACCAGGCAGACCCTTCTGTGAAGAACCTGCTCTGGGAGGCAGTGTCGACGGTGACCAACGGCTTCCTCAACGAGCAGAAGAAGGGGAATGGCATGATCGGGAACATCTACAGTATGGGGCTGGCCCTGCAG GCACTGAAGGCCACGAGCAAGTTTTACGCCCCACAGAACTGGGACTGTGCCCAGGCCTTCTCCGTGGTGTACAGCCATGACTACCACCAGCCCACGGCCATCGCCCAGGTCCTGCCTGCCCTCGTGGGCAAATCCTACTTAGAAGCGGCTAGCCTGCAGTgcaccaccagcccca CCCTCATCACGGTGCATTACTCCATCATCAACAAGCTGCAGGGCGAGCACTTCAAGTTCACCACCACGGTGCATGTCCTGACAGGCTCCACACTGCTCAAGGTGCTGCAGGTGGCAGCGGCAGAGAAACCCAACGAGTTTAG CTTCCAGACAGAGCCGACATCCTGGGGCCCCATGGTGGTCTCCATCCACGGGCTGGCCGCCAACCCGAATGACAGAACCTACTGGCAATTCCTCAGCGGTGGGAATGCCCTCCAGCAAG GGGTCGGCACCTACAAGCCGCAGAATGGGGAGCACATCAAGGCTGTCTTCAGCACCTACTGA
- the CBLIF gene encoding cobalamin binding intrinsic factor isoform X2 — protein MMPGVAFSIGVLLALAGATATQECVAPHKLVSKMLQRLEDSVITEELPNPSVLLAMNLAGATDSSACKWLLHDIKEDAVKRAPKDMTSGQVALYVLALFSSCENPRHVRALGQTVNLIDILQQKTEEELASLEEKGVPKTTLYSVSLDTLGLCLAGTGSYQKASMALAKQVLSPKNQLSVDTRAMAVLALACTHNQADPSVKNLLWEAVSTVTNGFLNEQKKGNGMIGNIYSMGLALQALKATSKFYAPQNWDCAQAFSVVYSHDYHQPTAIAQVLPALVGKSYLEAASLQCTTSPSKFPILQPELGKTGVHKALITVHYSIINKLQGEHFKFTTTVHVLTGSTLLKVLQVAAAEKPNEFSFQTEPTSWGPMVVSIHGLAANPNDRTYWQFLSGGNALQQGVGTYKPQNGEHIKAVFSTY, from the exons ATGATGCCCGGTGTGGCTTTCAGCATCGGGGTCCTGCTGGCCCTGGCAGGTGCCACAGCCACGCAGGAATGTG TTGCCCCACACAAACTGGTCTCCAAGATGCTGCAGCGCCTGGAGGACTCTGTCATCACGGAGGAGCTGCCAAACCCCAGCGTCCTCCTGGCCATGAACCTGGCTGGGGCCACCGACAGTAGTGCCTGCAAGTGGCTGCTCCATGATATAAAGGAAGATGCGGTGAAGAGAGCCCCAAAAG ACATGACCTCGGGACAGGTGGCCCTGTATGTGCTCGCCCTCTTCTCCTCCTGCGAGAACCCCCGGCACGTCAGGGCACTGGGGCAGACCGTCAACCTGATCGACAtcctgcagcagaaaacagaggaggagctggccagcCTGG AGGAGAAGGGCGTCCCGAAGACCACCCTGTACAGCGTGAGCCTGGACACCCTGGGCCTGTGCCTGGCGGGGACGGGCAGCTACCAAAAGGCATCCATGGCCCTGGCCAAGCAGGTGCTGAGCCCCAAGAACCAGCTCTCCGTGG ACACCCGTGCCATGGCGGTGCTGGCGCTGGCGTGCACGCACAACCAGGCAGACCCTTCTGTGAAGAACCTGCTCTGGGAGGCAGTGTCGACGGTGACCAACGGCTTCCTCAACGAGCAGAAGAAGGGGAATGGCATGATCGGGAACATCTACAGTATGGGGCTGGCCCTGCAG GCACTGAAGGCCACGAGCAAGTTTTACGCCCCACAGAACTGGGACTGTGCCCAGGCCTTCTCCGTGGTGTACAGCCATGACTACCACCAGCCCACGGCCATCGCCCAGGTCCTGCCTGCCCTCGTGGGCAAATCCTACTTAGAAGCGGCTAGCCTGCAGTgcaccaccagccccagtaaGTTCCCGATCCTAcagccagagctggggaaaaCTGGGGTTCACAAAG CCCTCATCACGGTGCATTACTCCATCATCAACAAGCTGCAGGGCGAGCACTTCAAGTTCACCACCACGGTGCATGTCCTGACAGGCTCCACACTGCTCAAGGTGCTGCAGGTGGCAGCGGCAGAGAAACCCAACGAGTTTAG CTTCCAGACAGAGCCGACATCCTGGGGCCCCATGGTGGTCTCCATCCACGGGCTGGCCGCCAACCCGAATGACAGAACCTACTGGCAATTCCTCAGCGGTGGGAATGCCCTCCAGCAAG GGGTCGGCACCTACAAGCCGCAGAATGGGGAGCACATCAAGGCTGTCTTCAGCACCTACTGA
- the MRPL16 gene encoding large ribosomal subunit protein uL16m, with product MWLWRLPRSLTAGGGPGGVTVPRAGLKKYILPPDYSGITFPERTKLKFMDKVPAVPKVRREPRQLRDIRGPSREATNFTQGQYGILALGGGYLHWGHFEMIRLTIGRSMDPKTMFAIWRVPAPYKPVTRKSLGHRMGGGKGPIDHYVTAVKSGRLVVEVGGHCEFEEVKPFLMQVARKLPFPAIPISRDGLEQMRQEEEEKRLNNQNPWTFERIVTANMLGMRRYLSPYDLRLKGRFWGKFFLKHRV from the exons ATGTGGCTATGGCGGCTCCCGCGATCGCTCACGGCTGGTGGAG GTCCCGGCGGCGTCACCGTCCCCCGGGCGGGCCTCAAGAAGTACATTCTGCCTCCGGATTACAGCG GTATCACCTTCCCGGAGAGGACAAAGCTGAAGTTCATGGATAAGGTGCCGGCCGTGCCCAAGGTCAGGCGGGAGCCCCGGCAGCTGCGTGACATCCGTGGCCCGTCCCGGGAGGCCACCAACTTCACCCAGGGGCAGTACGGGATCCTG GCCTTGGGGGGCGGGTACCTCCACTGGGGCCACTTCGAGATGATCCGCCTGACCATCGGCCGCAGCATGGACCCCAAGACCATGTTTGCCATCTGGCGTGTGCCGGCCCCCTACAAGCCAGTGACACGGAAGAGCCTGGGACATCGCATGGGGGGCGGGAAGGGCCCCATCGACCACTATGTGACGGCGGTGAAGAGCGGGCGGCTGGTGGTGGAGGTAGGCGGGCACTGCGAGTTTGAGGAGGTGAAGCCCTTCCTCATGCAGGTGGCCAGGAAACTGCCCTTCCCCGCCATCCCCATCAGCCGCGACGGCCTCGAGCAGAtgcggcaggaggaggaggagaagagactCAACAACCAAAACCCCTGGACCTTTGAGCGCATCGTCACCGCCAACATGCTGGGGATGCGCAGGTACCTCAGCCCCTATGACCTGCGGCTGAAGGGACGCTTCTGGGGCAAATTCTTCTTGAAACACAGGGTGTAA
- the CBLIF gene encoding cobalamin binding intrinsic factor isoform X3 gives MMPGVAFSIGVLLALAGATATQECVAPHKLVSKMLQRLEDSVITEELPNPSVLLAMNLAGATDSSACKWLLHDIKEDAVKRAPKDMTSGQVALYVLALFSSCENPRHVRALGQTVNLIDILQQKTEEELASLEEKGVPKTTLYSVSLDTLGLCLAGTGSYQKASMALAKQVLSPKNQLSVDTRAMAVLALACTHNQADPSVKNLLWEAVSTVTNGFLNEQKKGNGMIGNIYSMGLALQALKATSKFYAPQNWDCAQAFSVVYSHDYHQPTAIAQVLPALVGKSYLEAASLQCTTSPTALITVHYSIINKLQGEHFKFTTTVHVLTGSTLLKVLQVAAAEKPNEFSFQTEPTSWGPMVVSIHGLAANPNDRTYWQFLSGGNALQQGVGTYKPQNGEHIKAVFSTY, from the exons ATGATGCCCGGTGTGGCTTTCAGCATCGGGGTCCTGCTGGCCCTGGCAGGTGCCACAGCCACGCAGGAATGTG TTGCCCCACACAAACTGGTCTCCAAGATGCTGCAGCGCCTGGAGGACTCTGTCATCACGGAGGAGCTGCCAAACCCCAGCGTCCTCCTGGCCATGAACCTGGCTGGGGCCACCGACAGTAGTGCCTGCAAGTGGCTGCTCCATGATATAAAGGAAGATGCGGTGAAGAGAGCCCCAAAAG ACATGACCTCGGGACAGGTGGCCCTGTATGTGCTCGCCCTCTTCTCCTCCTGCGAGAACCCCCGGCACGTCAGGGCACTGGGGCAGACCGTCAACCTGATCGACAtcctgcagcagaaaacagaggaggagctggccagcCTGG AGGAGAAGGGCGTCCCGAAGACCACCCTGTACAGCGTGAGCCTGGACACCCTGGGCCTGTGCCTGGCGGGGACGGGCAGCTACCAAAAGGCATCCATGGCCCTGGCCAAGCAGGTGCTGAGCCCCAAGAACCAGCTCTCCGTGG ACACCCGTGCCATGGCGGTGCTGGCGCTGGCGTGCACGCACAACCAGGCAGACCCTTCTGTGAAGAACCTGCTCTGGGAGGCAGTGTCGACGGTGACCAACGGCTTCCTCAACGAGCAGAAGAAGGGGAATGGCATGATCGGGAACATCTACAGTATGGGGCTGGCCCTGCAG GCACTGAAGGCCACGAGCAAGTTTTACGCCCCACAGAACTGGGACTGTGCCCAGGCCTTCTCCGTGGTGTACAGCCATGACTACCACCAGCCCACGGCCATCGCCCAGGTCCTGCCTGCCCTCGTGGGCAAATCCTACTTAGAAGCGGCTAGCCTGCAGTgcaccaccagcccca caGCCCTCATCACGGTGCATTACTCCATCATCAACAAGCTGCAGGGCGAGCACTTCAAGTTCACCACCACGGTGCATGTCCTGACAGGCTCCACACTGCTCAAGGTGCTGCAGGTGGCAGCGGCAGAGAAACCCAACGAGTTTAG CTTCCAGACAGAGCCGACATCCTGGGGCCCCATGGTGGTCTCCATCCACGGGCTGGCCGCCAACCCGAATGACAGAACCTACTGGCAATTCCTCAGCGGTGGGAATGCCCTCCAGCAAG GGGTCGGCACCTACAAGCCGCAGAATGGGGAGCACATCAAGGCTGTCTTCAGCACCTACTGA
- the CBLIF gene encoding cobalamin binding intrinsic factor isoform X6 encodes MLQRLEDSVITEELPNPSVLLAMNLAGATDSSACKWLLHDIKEDAVKRAPKDMTSGQVALYVLALFSSCENPRHVRALGQTVNLIDILQQKTEEELASLEEKGVPKTTLYSVSLDTLGLCLAGTGSYQKASMALAKQVLSPKNQLSVDTRAMAVLALACTHNQADPSVKNLLWEAVSTVTNGFLNEQKKGNGMIGNIYSMGLALQALKATSKFYAPQNWDCAQAFSVVYSHDYHQPTAIAQVLPALVGKSYLEAASLQCTTSPTALITVHYSIINKLQGEHFKFTTTVHVLTGSTLLKVLQVAAAEKPNEFSFQTEPTSWGPMVVSIHGLAANPNDRTYWQFLSGGNALQQGVGTYKPQNGEHIKAVFSTY; translated from the exons ATGCTGCAGCGCCTGGAGGACTCTGTCATCACGGAGGAGCTGCCAAACCCCAGCGTCCTCCTGGCCATGAACCTGGCTGGGGCCACCGACAGTAGTGCCTGCAAGTGGCTGCTCCATGATATAAAGGAAGATGCGGTGAAGAGAGCCCCAAAAG ACATGACCTCGGGACAGGTGGCCCTGTATGTGCTCGCCCTCTTCTCCTCCTGCGAGAACCCCCGGCACGTCAGGGCACTGGGGCAGACCGTCAACCTGATCGACAtcctgcagcagaaaacagaggaggagctggccagcCTGG AGGAGAAGGGCGTCCCGAAGACCACCCTGTACAGCGTGAGCCTGGACACCCTGGGCCTGTGCCTGGCGGGGACGGGCAGCTACCAAAAGGCATCCATGGCCCTGGCCAAGCAGGTGCTGAGCCCCAAGAACCAGCTCTCCGTGG ACACCCGTGCCATGGCGGTGCTGGCGCTGGCGTGCACGCACAACCAGGCAGACCCTTCTGTGAAGAACCTGCTCTGGGAGGCAGTGTCGACGGTGACCAACGGCTTCCTCAACGAGCAGAAGAAGGGGAATGGCATGATCGGGAACATCTACAGTATGGGGCTGGCCCTGCAG GCACTGAAGGCCACGAGCAAGTTTTACGCCCCACAGAACTGGGACTGTGCCCAGGCCTTCTCCGTGGTGTACAGCCATGACTACCACCAGCCCACGGCCATCGCCCAGGTCCTGCCTGCCCTCGTGGGCAAATCCTACTTAGAAGCGGCTAGCCTGCAGTgcaccaccagcccca caGCCCTCATCACGGTGCATTACTCCATCATCAACAAGCTGCAGGGCGAGCACTTCAAGTTCACCACCACGGTGCATGTCCTGACAGGCTCCACACTGCTCAAGGTGCTGCAGGTGGCAGCGGCAGAGAAACCCAACGAGTTTAG CTTCCAGACAGAGCCGACATCCTGGGGCCCCATGGTGGTCTCCATCCACGGGCTGGCCGCCAACCCGAATGACAGAACCTACTGGCAATTCCTCAGCGGTGGGAATGCCCTCCAGCAAG GGGTCGGCACCTACAAGCCGCAGAATGGGGAGCACATCAAGGCTGTCTTCAGCACCTACTGA